From a single Brassica oleracea var. oleracea cultivar TO1000 chromosome C5, BOL, whole genome shotgun sequence genomic region:
- the LOC106343618 gene encoding serine/threonine-protein kinase At3g07070, which produces MNCFSCFYFHEKKKTPKDSDNSRRRNGELTGRDNNKTHPEIPDKTGNEQNKNNDAEKEMTNNIAAQTFTFRELATATKNFRQECLIGEGGFGRVYKGKLEKCGKIVAVKQLDRNGLQGNKEFIVEVLMLSLLHHKHLVNLIGYCADGDQRLLVYEYMSRGSLEDHLLDLTPDQVPLDWDTRIRIALGAAMGLEYLHDKADPPVIYRDLKAANILLDSDFNAKLSDFGLAKLGPVGDKQHVSSRVMGTYGYCAPEYQRTGQLTIKSDVYSFGVVLLELITGRRVIDTTRPKDEQNLVTWAQPVFKELSRFPELADPSLEGVFPEKALNQAVAVAAMCLQEEDTVRPLMSDVVTALGFLGTAPDGSISVPRYDDVSPPQPPGETSREDPAAAEERERAVAEAMEWGVASRAHSRNPSAAQSLNPSVAHSRNPSAAHSRNPSAS; this is translated from the exons ATGAATTGCTTTTCATGCTTTTATTTCCATGAAAAGAAAAAAACTCCCAAAGATTCAGATAACAGCCGCCGGAGAAATGGCGAGTTGACTGGTAGAGACAACAACAAAACACACCCTG AGATTCCAGACAAGACTGGAAATGAGCAGAACAAGAACAATGATGCAGAAAAAGAAATGACCAACAACATTGCTGCTCAGACATTCACCTTCAGGGAGCTAGCTACTGCCACCAAGAATTTCAGACAAGAATGTTTGATCGGTGAAGGCGGCTTTGGTAGGGTTTACAAGGGCAAACTCGAAAAATGTGGCAAG ATTGTGGCTGTGAAACAATTAGATAGAAATGGTCTACAAGGAAACAAAGAGTTCATCGTAGAAGTGTTGATGTTAAGTCTTTTGCATCACAAGCATCTCGTGAATCTCATTGGTTATTGTGCTGATGGAGATCAAAGACTTCTTGTCTATGAGTACATGTCTCGTGGTTCACTTGAAGATCATCTCCTCG ACCTAACACCTGACCAAGTACCGTTGGATTGGGACACAAGGATCAGAATCGCGCTAGGAGCCGCGATGGGTCTTGAATACTTGCATGACAAGGCAGATCCTCCGGTGATCTATAGAGATCTCAAAGCAGCTAATATCCTTTTGGACAGTGACTTCAACGCCAAGTTATCAGATTTTGGGCTAGCGAAGCTAGGTCCTGTCGGAGACAAACAACATGTGTCTTCAAGAGTTATGGGAACTTACGGGTACTGTGCTCCAGAGTATCAGAGAACCGGTCAGTTAACCATTAAATCAGATGTTTACAGCTTCGGAGTTGTGTTGTTGGAACTGATAACTGGACGAAGAGTTATTGATACGACCAGACCCAAAGATGAACAGAACCTGGTGACTTGG GCACAACCGGTTTTCAAAGAACTGAGTAGATTCCCAGAGTTAGCGGATCCAAGTCTTGAAGGAGTGTTCCCGGAGAAAGCACTTAACCAGGCAGTGGCTGTCGCTGCAATGTGTTTACAGGAAGAGGACACGGTACGGCCACTCATGAGCGACGTTGTGACCGCTCTCGGTTTCTTGGGAACTGCTCCTGATGGCTCTATCTCTGTTCCACGATACGACGACGTTTCCCCTCCTCAGCCGCCGGGTGAAACATCCCGTGAGGATCCTGCGGCAGCTGAGGAACGGGAGAGAGCCGTGGCGGAGGCAATGGAGTGGGGAGTAGCTTCAAGGGCGCATTCTCGGAACCCAAGTGCAGCACAGTCCCTAAATCCAAGTGTTGCACACTCCCGGAACCCAAGTGCAGCACATTCCAGGAACCCGAGTGCTTCTTGA